One segment of candidate division KSB1 bacterium DNA contains the following:
- a CDS encoding type II and III secretion system protein, giving the protein MKRFTSIIFLMIFGLTVAYAQTQQQFPAQPYRPEELVSFNPNVPFNTAMDILNSFSQRYENRLVIDSKVRTKPIGVSVENMHWKRALEYILRANLLKYAVRDRYYEVQEMIDTQQPAEPQGEVIDVMTREIEINAVFFQADYETLHEMGIDWKTFKNGSVTVQAFGASNVGKEYLRASGSSVLKGTRIKVEALLKLFESKNKGEILARPQIRVMDGQKGKIKVGKNFYLILQDFAGNSRYTEYEAGVILTVAPKIYGRSDSTFIYLDILAERSDVQPDAFGPTKSITEGATRVLLLNGEETVLAGLLNHETQTLRRGIPLLKDLPLFKYVFGYNYKSVRKKELVILLEAKIVPTLLSRRNAPPLDLQRYLDRERQELKKMMPNGNESSAPRSSPRGASRTTQRKP; this is encoded by the coding sequence ATGAAGCGATTCACCTCGATCATCTTTCTGATGATTTTTGGCTTGACGGTGGCATACGCACAAACGCAGCAGCAATTTCCAGCGCAGCCGTATCGGCCGGAAGAGTTGGTCTCATTCAACCCCAACGTTCCGTTCAACACTGCGATGGATATTTTAAACAGCTTCTCCCAACGTTACGAGAACCGCCTGGTGATCGATTCCAAGGTGCGCACCAAGCCCATCGGCGTTTCGGTGGAAAACATGCACTGGAAGCGGGCGCTTGAATACATCTTGCGTGCCAATTTGTTGAAATACGCCGTGCGCGACCGCTATTATGAAGTGCAGGAGATGATCGATACCCAGCAGCCGGCAGAACCGCAGGGCGAGGTCATCGATGTGATGACTCGTGAGATCGAGATCAACGCCGTTTTCTTTCAGGCGGATTACGAAACCCTGCATGAAATGGGCATTGATTGGAAAACGTTCAAAAACGGCTCGGTGACGGTGCAGGCTTTTGGCGCCTCCAACGTCGGCAAAGAGTATCTTCGGGCTTCGGGCAGCAGCGTCTTGAAAGGCACGCGCATCAAGGTCGAAGCTTTGCTGAAGCTGTTTGAGAGCAAGAACAAAGGCGAGATTCTGGCGCGGCCGCAAATTCGCGTGATGGACGGTCAAAAGGGCAAAATCAAAGTCGGTAAGAATTTTTATCTCATTTTGCAGGATTTTGCCGGCAACTCGCGTTACACGGAATATGAAGCCGGCGTCATTTTGACGGTGGCGCCGAAAATTTACGGACGCAGCGATTCGACGTTCATTTATCTCGACATTCTCGCCGAGCGCAGCGACGTGCAGCCCGATGCGTTCGGCCCGACCAAAAGCATCACCGAAGGCGCGACGCGGGTGCTTTTGCTCAACGGCGAAGAGACGGTTTTGGCCGGCTTGCTCAACCACGAAACCCAGACCTTGCGGCGCGGCATCCCGCTGCTGAAAGACCTGCCGTTGTTCAAATACGTTTTTGGCTATAATTATAAAAGCGTTCGCAAAAAAGAATTGGTCATCCTTTTGGAGGCCAAAATCGTACCGACGCTGTTGTCGCGGCGGAATGCGCCGCCGCTTGATCTGCAGCGCTACCTCGACCGCGAACGCCAGGAACTCAAAAAAATGATGCCGAATGGCAATGAAAGCAGCGCGCCGCGCAGCTCGCCCCGAGGCGCGAGCCGCACCACGCAAAGAAAGCCGTAG
- a CDS encoding protein kinase, which yields MQKIDGYQIFAELKRGAASTIYKAWDFQYSRTVLIKLLPAEVAAEPQWRAQFLREGKISARLAHPNLRRILQSGLLDDEPFLVLEYVEGPTLFELIRQHKQLPIDICLFIAKELAKGIMAVHQHKVLHRDIKPQNVFLSLAGAVKLGDLGLAHDRHEATTSIAGTPAYMSPEQVLGREITEASDLFSFGAVFYETLTGEPAFADRTLAATLHHVVNWDPVPITLLRPDVPTEVVSACQRLLAKNPAERFRDAEAVVDHLQRLERRYGVSTTGKNLAEFFEAPQAYRRVQLQQNISSANSFAETKRSRTLSLSWGVAAVAGAVMFFAGVLYIWGIKTYMQRKAEHRAVSSVLMPPPNAMMLGYLDLHVKPPSVIHVNGDSLGATPLMAPIALPPGSHELRIYHPQWGERKMRVNIIAGETLRHEIDLTKP from the coding sequence ATGCAAAAAATTGATGGATACCAAATTTTTGCCGAATTGAAGCGCGGGGCCGCCTCGACAATTTACAAGGCATGGGATTTTCAATACAGCCGCACGGTGCTCATCAAGCTTTTGCCGGCGGAAGTCGCCGCGGAACCGCAGTGGCGGGCGCAATTCTTGCGGGAAGGCAAAATCAGCGCGCGGCTGGCGCATCCCAATCTTCGGCGCATTTTGCAATCCGGCCTGCTCGACGACGAACCTTTTCTGGTTTTGGAATACGTCGAAGGGCCGACGCTCTTCGAGCTGATCCGTCAACATAAACAGCTCCCCATCGATATTTGCCTGTTTATTGCCAAAGAGCTGGCGAAAGGCATCATGGCGGTGCATCAACACAAAGTTTTGCATCGCGACATCAAGCCGCAAAATGTTTTTCTCTCGCTGGCCGGGGCGGTGAAGCTCGGCGATCTCGGCCTCGCTCACGACCGCCACGAGGCGACGACTTCGATTGCCGGCACGCCGGCGTACATGTCGCCGGAGCAGGTGTTGGGCCGCGAAATCACCGAAGCCAGCGATCTGTTTTCTTTCGGCGCAGTGTTCTACGAAACGCTGACCGGCGAGCCGGCGTTTGCCGACCGCACGCTGGCGGCGACGCTGCATCACGTGGTCAATTGGGATCCGGTGCCGATCACATTGTTGCGGCCGGACGTTCCAACCGAGGTGGTGAGTGCCTGCCAAAGGTTGCTTGCCAAAAATCCGGCCGAGCGTTTTCGCGACGCCGAGGCGGTTGTCGATCATTTGCAGCGGCTGGAGCGGCGCTACGGCGTGAGCACGACCGGCAAAAATCTCGCCGAGTTTTTCGAGGCGCCGCAGGCTTATCGCCGGGTGCAATTGCAACAAAATATTTCTTCTGCAAACTCTTTTGCTGAAACGAAACGTTCCAGAACGCTGAGCTTGAGCTGGGGCGTTGCGGCGGTGGCAGGCGCCGTGATGTTCTTTGCCGGCGTGCTTTACATCTGGGGAATCAAAACCTACATGCAGCGCAAAGCCGAACATCGCGCCGTCAGCAGCGTGTTGATGCCGCCACCCAATGCCATGATGTTGGGTTATTTGGATCTTCACGTCAAACCCCCGAGCGTGATTCACGTCAATGGCGATTCACTGGGCGCGACGCCGCTGATGGCCCCGATTGCGCTGCCGCCCGGGTCTCACGAGCTGCGCATTTATCATCCGCAATGGGGAGAAAGAAAAATGCGCGTCAACATTATAGCCGGAGAAACCTTGCGGCATGAAATCGATCTAACGAAACCGTAA
- a CDS encoding sigma 54-interacting transcriptional regulator, whose translation MDQEINQNNLSVLDALLRISRTINTLQELDVLLERIMDIAVETVGAERGFIILSGDTGALTVQTARNISDQNIRNLANFSNSVVRQVWQTGETLLSYDAQADERFREMQSIVMNQIQAVVCVPLKIKERPIGAIYLDSINRRSGFTESSTAFLSTFANQAAIAIENAQLYQQLREENRQLRKEAQKVHGFADIVGQSPRMKQVFDIMNSVADSDATVLIQGESGTGKELVARALHYHGSRRDKPFVALFCGSLPESLLESELFGHKKGAFTGAVSDKKGLFETADGGTFFLDEIGDISPKLQTQLLRVLQEGEIKRVGENHVRHVDVRIIAATNRNLAEKIKDGSFREDLFYRLNVININLPPLRERTDDLPLLIQHFLTRFSQKYRKHIHGFTPEALNLLTRHAWPGNVRELENTVERAVVLAKGALISPSELRLAETNGHAILPSGMTLEQLARQLVEQTLRELGGNVTHAAAQLGVSRRWIQYKQKQWANAKN comes from the coding sequence ATGGATCAAGAAATCAATCAAAATAATCTCTCCGTGCTCGATGCGCTGTTACGCATCAGCCGGACGATCAACACGCTGCAAGAGCTCGACGTTTTGCTCGAGCGCATCATGGATATCGCGGTGGAAACCGTCGGCGCCGAGCGCGGTTTCATCATTTTGAGCGGCGACACCGGCGCGCTGACGGTGCAAACCGCGCGCAATATTTCCGACCAGAACATCCGGAATCTGGCGAATTTTTCCAACAGCGTGGTGCGGCAGGTTTGGCAAACCGGCGAGACCCTGCTGTCGTACGACGCGCAGGCCGACGAGCGCTTTCGCGAGATGCAAAGCATCGTGATGAACCAGATTCAGGCCGTGGTCTGCGTGCCGCTGAAAATCAAAGAGCGGCCGATCGGGGCGATCTATCTCGACAGCATCAACCGGCGCAGCGGCTTCACTGAATCGAGCACGGCATTTCTCTCCACCTTTGCGAATCAAGCGGCGATTGCGATTGAGAACGCGCAGCTTTATCAGCAGTTGCGCGAAGAGAATCGCCAGTTGCGCAAAGAGGCGCAAAAAGTCCATGGCTTCGCCGACATCGTCGGCCAAAGCCCGCGCATGAAGCAGGTGTTCGACATCATGAACAGCGTGGCGGATTCGGATGCGACCGTGCTGATTCAGGGCGAAAGCGGCACGGGCAAGGAGCTGGTGGCACGGGCGCTGCATTATCACGGCAGCCGTCGCGACAAGCCCTTTGTGGCGCTGTTTTGCGGCTCGCTGCCGGAGTCGCTTTTGGAAAGCGAGCTGTTCGGCCATAAAAAAGGCGCGTTTACCGGCGCGGTGAGCGACAAGAAAGGCTTGTTTGAAACCGCCGACGGCGGCACGTTTTTTCTCGACGAGATCGGCGACATCAGCCCCAAGCTGCAAACCCAGTTGCTGCGGGTTTTGCAGGAGGGCGAGATCAAGCGCGTCGGCGAGAATCACGTGCGCCACGTCGATGTTCGCATCATCGCCGCGACCAACAGAAATCTGGCCGAAAAAATCAAGGACGGCTCGTTTCGGGAAGACCTGTTTTACCGGTTGAATGTGATCAACATCAACCTGCCGCCGCTGCGCGAGCGCACCGACGACCTGCCGCTGCTCATTCAACATTTCTTGACGCGATTTTCCCAGAAGTACCGCAAGCACATTCACGGTTTCACGCCTGAGGCCTTGAATCTGTTGACGCGGCATGCCTGGCCGGGAAATGTGCGCGAGCTGGAGAACACGGTTGAGCGCGCGGTGGTGCTCGCCAAGGGCGCGTTGATCAGCCCCAGCGAGCTGCGGCTGGCAGAAACCAACGGCCACGCGATTTTGCCCTCCGGCATGACTTTGGAGCAATTGGCACGACAGTTGGTCGAACAAACGTTGCGCGAGCTTGGCGGCAATGTCACCCACGCTGCGGCGCAGCTTGGCGTTTCCCGGCGATGGATTCAGTACAAGCAGAAGCAATGGGCCAATGCAAAAAATTGA
- a CDS encoding type II/IV secretion system protein, with the protein MEPMSVRIGQILVQKHIINQTIFQKALAVQKQEPAGKQRRLQQILVEDFRVDRHQVYSAIAQLYAFKQIDLTTEKLSDSHLDFIRKTLDACTEEARSRLLNKRVLPYRASASNKNVLTVIAADPLDREIPVLLKDLPYTQIEIAYCQFEQVGSLIDRVMAFKNEFLQQLEASLQNVEVISSEEEEKIDEAALDAEINRSMLTNLIEGTLVEAVRKGASDIHIIPKEGNVTEFHFRVDGKLQLWHALSTARPESIAAVIKDRSINIDRFNRNIAQDGYIQRKIDNYHIRFRVSVLPIVVSESNRRYESIVIRVLDDRKVITDLNLLGLQEQAARDFEAAIRKPQGVIIITGPTGSGKSTTLVAALNRIMDPTKNVVTVEEPVEYLIRGARQVKLGPKLNFDQALRSILRHDPDIVMVGEMRDLKSAEIAVSLANTGHITFSTLHTNDAPSAISRLYMLGVEPFLIANAINFIMAQRLVRKLCENCKQPAKTIDLDMARYVGFTDQEIRQTVFYQPVGCDKCYAGYRGRQCITEALLFTQEIRHIILKNASNIDEDLIRQEAIRNGMLTLRASGRERIKAGTTTIEEVVAATVE; encoded by the coding sequence ATGGAACCGATGAGCGTTCGCATCGGACAGATTTTGGTGCAAAAGCACATCATCAATCAGACGATCTTTCAAAAGGCGCTGGCGGTGCAAAAGCAGGAGCCGGCAGGCAAGCAGCGCCGTTTGCAGCAGATTCTGGTTGAAGATTTCCGCGTCGACCGCCATCAAGTTTATAGTGCGATCGCGCAGCTTTATGCCTTCAAGCAAATCGATCTGACCACGGAGAAGCTCAGCGATTCGCATCTCGATTTCATTCGCAAGACGCTCGATGCCTGCACCGAGGAAGCACGGAGCAGGCTGCTCAACAAGCGCGTGCTGCCTTATCGCGCCAGCGCCAGCAACAAAAACGTGCTGACGGTGATTGCCGCTGATCCGCTGGACCGCGAGATTCCCGTGCTGCTGAAGGATTTGCCGTACACGCAAATCGAAATTGCCTACTGCCAGTTCGAACAGGTCGGCTCGCTCATCGACCGGGTGATGGCATTCAAAAACGAATTTCTCCAGCAGCTCGAAGCCTCGCTGCAAAACGTCGAAGTCATCAGCAGCGAGGAGGAGGAAAAGATCGACGAAGCGGCGCTGGACGCCGAGATCAACCGCAGCATGCTCACGAATTTGATCGAGGGCACGCTGGTCGAGGCGGTGCGCAAGGGCGCGAGCGACATTCACATCATTCCCAAGGAAGGCAACGTCACGGAGTTTCATTTTCGCGTTGACGGCAAGCTGCAGCTCTGGCATGCGCTGTCCACGGCGCGGCCGGAATCCATCGCCGCCGTCATCAAGGACCGCTCGATCAACATCGACCGCTTCAACCGCAACATCGCGCAGGACGGCTACATTCAGCGCAAGATCGACAATTATCACATTCGCTTCCGGGTGTCGGTGTTGCCGATCGTGGTATCGGAATCCAACCGGCGCTACGAGAGCATCGTGATTCGCGTGTTGGATGACCGCAAGGTGATTACCGATCTGAATCTCTTGGGCTTGCAGGAACAGGCGGCGCGGGACTTCGAGGCCGCGATTCGCAAGCCGCAGGGCGTGATCATCATCACCGGGCCGACCGGCAGCGGCAAGAGCACGACGCTGGTGGCGGCGCTGAACCGCATCATGGACCCCACCAAGAACGTGGTGACGGTCGAAGAGCCGGTCGAATATTTGATTCGCGGGGCGCGCCAGGTGAAACTGGGGCCGAAATTGAATTTCGATCAGGCGCTGCGTTCGATACTGCGGCATGACCCGGACATCGTGATGGTCGGCGAAATGCGCGATCTCAAATCGGCGGAGATTGCCGTGAGCCTGGCGAACACCGGCCACATCACCTTTTCGACGCTGCACACCAACGACGCGCCGAGCGCCATCTCGCGCTTGTACATGCTGGGTGTCGAGCCGTTTCTGATCGCCAACGCCATCAATTTCATCATGGCGCAGCGCCTGGTGCGCAAGCTGTGTGAAAATTGCAAGCAGCCGGCAAAAACCATTGATTTGGATATGGCGCGTTATGTCGGTTTTACGGATCAGGAAATTCGCCAGACGGTTTTTTATCAACCGGTGGGCTGCGATAAATGTTACGCCGGCTATCGCGGCCGCCAGTGCATCACCGAAGCGCTGTTGTTTACGCAGGAAATCCGCCACATCATTTTGAAAAACGCCTCCAATATCGACGAAGATTTGATCCGGCAGGAGGCGATTCGCAACGGCATGTTGACGCTGCGCGCCTCAGGAAGAGAACGGATCAAAGCCGGCACGACGACGATTGAGGAAGTGGTGGCGGCGACGGTTGAGTAA
- a CDS encoding PilT/PilU family type 4a pilus ATPase, producing the protein MLDQRLQDAKDLLATLYEQVGASGEDIEWLASVGQMLDRQSEEYRQRLKHAMNFLMLAMENKEASDLDFGGVGSNGFVWLRIYGVKRPVYPELGDFTSEETDILLLNLLAPNQREELWKTRQLDFSYQLVTPTGHRRFRASIYLELNHLALSLRRINPEIRSFQSLGFHRSVARLFNLEYERRGLILITGITGSGKSATLDSIIDANNRHSNGHIVIIADPLEYIHNSNKCVVRHREVGRDVRSFKDGTIQALRQDPDVIVIGEMRDADTIATVLEAADSGHKVFTTLHTSSAVESIDRILGETPPIEQQRIRERLASVLTCVVSQKLVSTVDGKLALAKEVMVATVPVRSAIRNNRTEEIYQIIQQSNNEGMITLEQDLARLYKSGLVSYDEALSNANNKKRFEDLIRYDRLSV; encoded by the coding sequence ATGCTGGATCAACGACTGCAGGATGCCAAAGACCTGCTGGCGACGCTGTATGAACAAGTCGGCGCGAGCGGTGAAGATATCGAATGGCTCGCCAGCGTCGGGCAGATGCTCGACCGCCAATCGGAGGAATATCGCCAGCGCTTGAAGCACGCGATGAATTTTTTGATGCTGGCGATGGAAAACAAAGAGGCTTCCGACCTGGATTTCGGCGGCGTCGGCAGCAACGGTTTTGTCTGGCTAAGGATTTACGGCGTCAAGCGGCCGGTTTATCCGGAGTTGGGCGATTTCACCAGCGAGGAAACCGACATTCTGTTGCTCAATCTGTTGGCGCCGAATCAACGCGAGGAGCTGTGGAAAACGCGCCAGCTCGACTTTTCGTATCAGCTCGTGACGCCGACTGGACACCGGCGTTTCCGCGCCTCGATTTATCTCGAATTGAATCATTTGGCGTTGAGTCTGCGGCGCATCAATCCGGAAATCCGCTCGTTTCAATCGCTGGGTTTTCATCGCAGCGTCGCACGGCTGTTCAATCTCGAATATGAGCGTCGCGGGTTGATTCTCATCACCGGCATCACCGGCTCCGGCAAAAGTGCCACGCTCGATTCGATCATCGACGCCAATAACCGGCATTCCAACGGACATATCGTGATCATTGCCGATCCGCTGGAGTACATTCATAATTCGAATAAGTGCGTGGTGCGCCATCGTGAGGTCGGGCGTGACGTTCGTTCCTTCAAAGACGGCACCATTCAGGCGTTGCGGCAGGATCCCGACGTCATCGTCATCGGCGAGATGCGTGATGCCGACACCATTGCGACGGTGTTGGAGGCGGCGGACAGCGGTCATAAAGTTTTTACGACGCTGCATACCTCGTCGGCGGTGGAAAGCATCGACCGAATTTTGGGTGAAACGCCGCCCATCGAGCAGCAGCGAATTCGTGAGCGCCTTGCCAGCGTGCTCACCTGTGTGGTTTCTCAAAAGCTGGTTTCAACGGTTGACGGCAAATTGGCGCTGGCGAAGGAAGTCATGGTTGCGACCGTGCCGGTGCGTTCGGCGATTCGCAACAACCGCACGGAAGAAATTTACCAAATTATTCAGCAGAGCAATAACGAGGGGATGATCACCCTGGAGCAGGATTTGGCGCGTTTGTACAAAAGCGGCCTGGTCTCCTACGACGAGGCGCTGAGCAACGCCAACAACAAGAAGCGGTTTGAAGATTTGATTCGATATGATCGTCTGTCGGTGTAA
- a CDS encoding SPOR domain-containing protein encodes MRNFQMKQALGLAVSGTEVRLAHLVNQNGQIRIAGLERARLQNTLENQPADDEPSKLDDSEGRDVFGVKESSGEKSFGEKGSRPNGPKPESGNSGNLEILYRLLEKYTQKKVKIGFNVPLSMVTYQRPELAGRPEGTDKDGESSLAQEVVVGQDGARLIMSYEKHPPTMMLMREVNDFLRGNLFLALMDSTEVALANLARRSYECEPGKVTAIIYIEDDFTRLIFLRGQDLFHVSSIIHENTASPDILEVIYRKLIYEQDEVQIPELSTIFLAGKSSRINAAEFFAAHFSAANVQYLSSSLVASSPATGNQAGLFSEFAVPIALAWKTLEPKSPAFIPTNLLPQDLLDQQQVLKLNYQGYVLLAITGLVAFFLTWQILNLNSSIREMRKKNAQLERLIANNQETVDRVHELDNQCQRLSKSMALADSLGRGHDEFLIFLRNLNAGLGKVGNIWVDEIVTRGDGFSVQGSSMNRDAIPLLAEKLGNASLRQMTRMESDKQKWFSFSLERSNTPDSLKAFAQGLSTIDAARYAGNGKLILSKEGMRPAEARPAATSQTHAVASAPAIHKPAQASIVVDTGKKREAAANGMASAPPMAVRQGDTNGAATTPSPVKSNAFDKNKTTAVATRQAETPASLTNDEVRVEPKTPAKFVDNLTRTLSSEENSSRVTAQPSKSNGVAKTQKLTNGATAGAETFDEAADLRSVQMQPASSPAASVSTASKPEDAPPEIFRGYSIEAATSYTKELAEQFAATYRKQGYDAAVERYLDERTKAQKYRVLIGAFPTRPAAEQKAAQMAGILMKDYRVVGLK; translated from the coding sequence ATGCGAAACTTTCAAATGAAACAAGCGCTCGGACTTGCCGTGAGCGGAACGGAAGTCCGGCTGGCGCATTTGGTCAACCAAAACGGCCAAATTCGCATTGCCGGCTTGGAACGCGCGCGGCTGCAAAACACGCTGGAAAATCAACCGGCTGATGACGAGCCTTCAAAGCTCGACGATTCGGAAGGCCGGGATGTCTTCGGCGTCAAAGAGTCCTCAGGAGAAAAATCATTCGGAGAAAAAGGGAGCCGCCCCAACGGGCCGAAGCCCGAAAGCGGCAACAGCGGTAATTTGGAAATTCTCTACCGGCTGCTGGAAAAGTACACGCAAAAGAAGGTTAAAATCGGCTTCAATGTACCGTTGTCGATGGTGACCTATCAGCGGCCGGAGCTTGCCGGCCGGCCAGAAGGCACCGACAAGGATGGCGAATCGAGCCTGGCGCAAGAAGTGGTTGTCGGGCAAGACGGCGCGCGTCTGATCATGTCGTATGAAAAGCATCCGCCGACCATGATGCTGATGCGCGAGGTCAACGATTTTTTGCGCGGCAATCTTTTTCTGGCGCTGATGGATTCCACCGAGGTGGCGCTGGCCAATTTGGCACGCCGCAGCTACGAATGCGAACCCGGCAAGGTCACCGCCATCATTTACATCGAAGATGATTTCACCCGGCTGATTTTTCTGCGCGGCCAGGATTTGTTTCACGTCAGCTCGATTATTCACGAAAACACCGCCTCGCCGGATATTTTGGAGGTGATCTATCGCAAGCTGATTTACGAGCAGGACGAAGTGCAAATTCCGGAGTTGTCGACGATTTTCCTCGCCGGCAAAAGCAGCCGCATCAACGCGGCGGAATTTTTTGCGGCGCATTTTTCGGCGGCGAACGTGCAGTATCTCTCGTCGAGCCTCGTCGCCAGCTCGCCGGCCACTGGCAACCAGGCCGGGCTGTTTTCGGAGTTTGCCGTGCCCATCGCGCTTGCCTGGAAAACCCTGGAGCCGAAGAGCCCCGCCTTCATTCCAACCAATCTGCTGCCGCAGGATTTGTTGGATCAACAACAGGTGTTGAAACTGAATTATCAGGGCTATGTTTTGCTCGCGATCACCGGTCTGGTGGCTTTCTTTTTAACCTGGCAAATTCTGAATTTGAACAGCAGCATTCGCGAGATGCGCAAGAAAAATGCGCAATTGGAACGGCTCATCGCGAACAATCAGGAAACGGTTGATCGCGTGCACGAGCTTGACAATCAATGCCAGCGCTTGAGCAAAAGCATGGCGCTGGCGGATAGCCTGGGCCGCGGGCACGACGAGTTTCTCATCTTTTTGCGAAACTTGAATGCGGGCTTGGGCAAAGTTGGCAATATCTGGGTGGATGAAATTGTGACGCGCGGCGACGGCTTTTCGGTGCAGGGCAGCTCGATGAATCGTGATGCCATTCCGCTGTTGGCGGAAAAACTGGGCAATGCCAGCCTGCGGCAAATGACGCGCATGGAATCCGACAAGCAGAAATGGTTTAGTTTCAGCTTGGAGCGCTCCAATACGCCGGACTCGCTGAAGGCGTTTGCGCAGGGCCTCAGCACGATTGACGCCGCGCGCTACGCCGGCAACGGCAAATTGATCTTGAGCAAGGAAGGCATGCGCCCGGCGGAGGCCCGTCCAGCGGCGACATCGCAGACACATGCTGTGGCCTCGGCGCCCGCCATCCACAAGCCGGCACAAGCTTCCATTGTGGTCGATACAGGTAAAAAACGTGAAGCTGCCGCCAACGGCATGGCTTCAGCGCCGCCGATGGCTGTCCGGCAGGGCGACACCAACGGGGCAGCGACGACACCGTCTCCGGTCAAGTCCAATGCCTTCGATAAAAACAAAACAACCGCTGTGGCGACGCGTCAAGCGGAAACGCCGGCGTCTTTAACGAACGATGAAGTTAGAGTTGAGCCTAAAACCCCGGCAAAATTTGTCGATAACCTCACACGCACCCTTTCAAGCGAGGAGAATAGCTCGCGTGTCACGGCTCAGCCGAGCAAAAGCAATGGCGTGGCCAAAACTCAAAAATTGACAAACGGCGCAACCGCTGGCGCGGAAACGTTCGACGAAGCCGCTGATTTGCGCAGCGTCCAAATGCAACCGGCCTCCAGCCCGGCGGCCTCCGTTTCGACGGCTTCCAAGCCGGAGGACGCGCCGCCGGAAATTTTCCGCGGTTACAGCATCGAGGCGGCGACAAGCTATACTAAAGAACTGGCGGAACAGTTTGCTGCAACCTACCGCAAGCAGGGCTATGACGCCGCGGTCGAGCGATACCTTGATGAGCGCACCAAAGCACAAAAATATCGCGTGCTCATCGGCGCTTTCCCGACGCGTCCGGCGGCCGAGCAAAAAGCCGCGCAAATGGCCGGGATACTGATGAAGGATTATCGGGTGGTTGGGTTGAAGTGA
- a CDS encoding type II secretion system F family protein, whose amino-acid sequence MAEFRYQGITLSGRPLQGVVLAPNRFEAKRKISELVAEHKVRVQALHKRVPFAYKVRKPGNEKVLRGEIAAFTDKEVRESLARMGYQILEVRRNFFTLKPGVSEKEVVVFIRLCADLLREQFPYDEILSMLASDMENARLRETVLEIHKDLKMGKEGKQVFLRHADVLGKFTAHMLSIASTSGNMAEIYENTAKFLERSAEFKKSIRSTLFMPAIVFCASIAATVFYVIYIFPKIADLLYKYKIEVPPLTAGTMAVSHFLQDNILWVVFAALAPVVAVMAYFRSEAGKVRWHKLIISVPIVGKLIYKTSIEVFARVFHALYSGSGENIEVLKIASEACRNSYIEKQIKEVVIPSMLREGKSLSDSMEGSGIFPKNVIYSLRSGEESGTLREAMLRLANFYEKETTHKMARVIDVINLVVSVFISAMIVGITLLSSEVGFVSPPMPGTAAPVQEVR is encoded by the coding sequence ATGGCCGAGTTTCGATACCAGGGCATAACACTCAGTGGCCGCCCGTTGCAAGGCGTGGTGCTCGCGCCGAACCGCTTCGAGGCAAAACGAAAAATTTCCGAATTGGTGGCGGAGCACAAGGTTCGCGTGCAAGCGCTGCACAAACGGGTTCCTTTTGCCTATAAAGTTCGCAAGCCCGGCAATGAGAAAGTCCTGCGCGGGGAGATTGCCGCCTTCACGGACAAGGAAGTGCGCGAATCGCTGGCGCGCATGGGGTATCAGATTCTCGAGGTCCGGCGCAATTTTTTCACTTTGAAACCCGGCGTCTCGGAAAAGGAAGTGGTGGTTTTCATCCGGCTGTGCGCCGATTTGCTGCGTGAGCAATTTCCGTATGACGAAATTCTTTCCATGCTGGCCAGCGACATGGAAAACGCCAGGCTGCGCGAAACCGTTTTGGAGATTCACAAGGATCTCAAAATGGGCAAGGAGGGCAAACAAGTCTTTCTCAGGCATGCCGACGTTCTCGGCAAATTCACGGCGCACATGTTGAGCATTGCCTCCACCAGCGGCAACATGGCGGAAATTTACGAAAACACCGCCAAGTTTTTGGAGCGCAGCGCCGAATTTAAAAAGAGCATCCGCAGCACCTTGTTCATGCCGGCCATCGTATTTTGCGCCTCCATCGCCGCGACGGTTTTTTACGTGATCTACATTTTTCCGAAAATCGCCGACTTGCTGTACAAATACAAGATCGAGGTGCCGCCGTTGACTGCGGGCACGATGGCGGTGAGCCATTTTTTGCAGGACAATATTCTTTGGGTGGTGTTTGCCGCGCTGGCGCCGGTCGTGGCGGTCATGGCTTATTTCCGCAGCGAGGCCGGGAAAGTGAGGTGGCACAAGCTGATCATCTCGGTGCCCATCGTCGGCAAGCTCATTTACAAAACCAGCATCGAAGTTTTTGCACGCGTTTTTCACGCGTTGTACAGCGGCTCCGGCGAGAATATCGAAGTCCTCAAGATCGCTTCCGAAGCCTGCCGCAATAGTTACATTGAAAAGCAGATCAAAGAGGTGGTGATTCCCTCGATGCTGCGCGAAGGCAAAAGCCTGAGCGACTCGATGGAAGGCTCCGGCATCTTCCCCAAGAATGTGATTTACAGCCTGCGCAGCGGCGAAGAGTCGGGCACGCTGCGCGAGGCGATGCTGCGGCTGGCCAATTTTTACGAGAAGGAAACCACCCACAAAATGGCGCGCGTCATCGACGTCATCAATCTCGTGGTGTCGGTTTTCATCTCGGCGATGATCGTCGGCATCACGCTGCTGTCTTCCGAAGTCGGATTCGTCTCGCCGCCGATGCCGGGGACGGCGGCGCCGGTGCAAGAGGTCAGGTAA